Proteins found in one Seonamhaeicola sp. S2-3 genomic segment:
- a CDS encoding outer membrane beta-barrel protein, with translation MNFNFKIYKTVFCLLCSLGLSLNTFAQYGKSAIKAQAGLGVSSPSQSGFVEDFEGNNINFPAVNLGVQYMFQPKLGAKLDYNFSRISNADDSPEFKLNYSRVNLQAVYNASSVFSFFPPRIGVFVHAGPGYSFVKPLGNYTQNNTSYFNVMGGVEFHYGISDKLSIFTDVSYVNGFSKDFNPVTNGYGSFNGNILTITFGASISLSGCYYCD, from the coding sequence ATGAACTTTAATTTTAAAATTTATAAAACAGTTTTTTGTTTGTTATGTTCTTTGGGGTTGAGTTTAAATACTTTTGCCCAATACGGTAAAAGTGCAATAAAAGCTCAGGCAGGATTAGGAGTTAGTAGTCCTTCGCAAAGTGGATTTGTTGAAGACTTTGAAGGGAACAACATTAATTTTCCAGCCGTAAATTTAGGAGTTCAATATATGTTTCAACCTAAGTTAGGAGCAAAATTAGATTATAATTTTAGTAGAATATCAAATGCTGATGATTCGCCAGAATTCAAACTAAATTATTCTAGAGTAAATTTACAGGCGGTTTACAATGCCTCTAGTGTTTTTAGCTTTTTTCCACCAAGGATAGGTGTTTTTGTTCATGCTGGCCCGGGATATTCTTTTGTGAAACCTTTGGGTAATTATACACAAAACAACACATCTTATTTTAATGTTATGGGTGGGGTAGAATTTCATTATGGTATTTCTGATAAATTATCAATTTTTACAGATGTATCTTATGTTAACGGATTTTCTAAAGATTTTAACCCAGTTACTAATGGCTATGGCTCTTTCAATGGTAACATTTTAACAATAACTTTTGGAGCTTCAATTTCGCTTAGCGGATGTTACTATTGTGATTAA
- a CDS encoding BlaI/MecI/CopY family transcriptional regulator produces the protein MKQLTKAEEDIMQILWQLKKANVKSIIAQMPEPKPAYNTVSTIVRILENKGFVGYEKQGKGHVYFPIVEKQDYSNQSINKLVDNYFQGSFKSMVSFFVKKNDMNIKDLESVLKEINKKDS, from the coding sequence ATGAAACAACTCACCAAAGCAGAAGAAGATATCATGCAAATACTTTGGCAACTAAAAAAAGCCAATGTAAAATCTATAATAGCGCAAATGCCTGAGCCTAAACCAGCTTATAATACCGTATCTACTATTGTTAGAATTTTAGAAAACAAAGGTTTTGTAGGATATGAAAAACAAGGTAAGGGGCATGTGTACTTTCCTATTGTAGAAAAACAAGATTATAGTAACCAATCTATCAATAAATTGGTTGATAATTACTTTCAAGGGTCATTTAAAAGTATGGTGTCTTTTTTTGTAAAGAAAAATGATATGAATATTAAAGACTTAGAGTCTGTACTAAAAGAAATAAATAAAAAAGATTCCTAA
- a CDS encoding glycosyltransferase, with the protein MVVISIIIILVYLFLIGSFAFGFDKVKPFKLKDTPAKTTFTVIIPFRNEAKNLPSLLKSIIKLEYPKHLFEVIFVDDESDDNSVEIINKFIAKSQNNIEIIMNERTSNAPKKDAITTAVKDAKNDWIITTDADCILPKYWLDCYDEFIQEHHSKCIVAPVTYNKTNGFLNRFQLLDLLSLQGTTIGSFGIKKPFLCNGANFGYQKSAFNELNGFKGNSNIASGDDIFLLEKMVKAYPKKVHYLKNEHAIVSTKPQQSWLLLIEQRLRWASKANAYTNWFSKLTGLIVLLTNALIISLGLLSILGVFNVKIFLYLFFIKFNIDFFLIYKSATFFNQKEALQSYPLALILYPFFSVYVAFLSVFKTYKWKGRTFKR; encoded by the coding sequence ATGGTGGTAATAAGTATAATAATTATTTTAGTTTATCTGTTTTTAATAGGAAGTTTTGCTTTTGGTTTTGATAAAGTAAAACCTTTTAAACTAAAAGACACGCCTGCAAAAACTACTTTTACAGTTATAATTCCTTTTAGAAATGAGGCCAAAAATCTTCCAAGTTTATTAAAGTCTATCATAAAGCTAGAATACCCAAAGCATTTATTTGAAGTTATTTTTGTTGATGACGAGTCTGATGATAACTCGGTAGAAATTATTAACAAATTCATTGCAAAATCTCAAAACAACATAGAGATTATTATGAATGAAAGAACGTCTAATGCACCTAAAAAAGACGCCATAACTACTGCTGTAAAAGATGCCAAAAACGACTGGATTATAACCACCGATGCCGATTGTATTTTACCTAAATACTGGCTAGATTGTTATGATGAATTTATACAAGAACATCATTCAAAATGCATTGTTGCTCCAGTTACTTATAATAAAACTAATGGCTTTTTAAACAGATTTCAGCTTTTAGACTTGTTAAGTTTACAGGGTACTACTATTGGTAGTTTTGGTATTAAAAAACCTTTTTTATGTAATGGTGCCAATTTTGGGTATCAAAAATCTGCTTTTAATGAGCTTAACGGATTTAAAGGCAATAGTAACATTGCTAGTGGTGATGATATTTTTTTGTTAGAAAAAATGGTGAAAGCCTATCCTAAAAAGGTTCATTATTTAAAAAATGAGCATGCCATTGTAAGCACTAAACCTCAACAATCTTGGTTGTTATTAATTGAGCAACGTTTGCGTTGGGCATCAAAAGCAAATGCTTATACTAATTGGTTTAGTAAACTTACTGGACTCATTGTTTTATTAACCAATGCCTTAATAATATCTTTAGGATTATTATCAATTTTAGGTGTTTTCAACGTTAAAATTTTTCTTTATTTATTCTTTATCAAGTTTAACATAGATTTCTTTTTAATTTACAAATCGGCAACATTTTTTAATCAAAAAGAAGCCTTACAAAGCTACCCTTTGGCTTTAATATTGTATCCGTTTTTTAGTGTATATGTTGCTTTTTTATCGGTATTTAAAACCTACAAATGGAAAGGAAGAACTTTTAAAAGGTAA
- a CDS encoding DUF456 domain-containing protein, translating into MDIILIIIAALFMVLGLIGSFLPVLPGPLTSWVGLLILHLANTVPMDKPFLIITLIVAVLIWVLDYIIPAIGTKRFGGTKYGMIGTSIGLVIGLIAPIPFGVIIGPFIGAFLGELLNKTDSNTAIKAAFGSFIGFLTSAFIKFIVAVIYLGLFIGIVWDNSNAIFTF; encoded by the coding sequence ATGGACATTATTTTAATTATTATTGCTGCCCTATTTATGGTTTTAGGGCTTATTGGTAGTTTTTTACCAGTTTTACCTGGTCCGCTTACTAGTTGGGTTGGGTTGCTTATTCTTCATTTGGCAAATACAGTGCCTATGGATAAGCCTTTTTTAATAATAACCCTTATTGTTGCAGTGCTTATTTGGGTGTTAGACTATATTATACCCGCTATTGGTACCAAACGTTTTGGTGGTACAAAATATGGTATGATTGGTACATCAATAGGATTGGTTATTGGTTTAATAGCCCCCATTCCGTTTGGAGTTATTATAGGACCTTTTATTGGAGCTTTTCTTGGTGAGTTATTGAATAAAACAGATTCTAATACAGCTATTAAAGCTGCTTTTGGTTCGTTTATAGGCTTTTTAACATCTGCATTTATAAAATTTATTGTAGCTGTAATATACCTAGGTCTTTTTATTGGTATTGTTTGGGATAATAGTAATGCTATTTTTACTTTTTAA
- a CDS encoding lysylphosphatidylglycerol synthase domain-containing protein, protein MNNALYYKTKQFFFVLIKLSIVAGAFYFIYNKLVNNRALDFSVFIDFLTENDVFSLKNTLFLLFLSFFNWFLEIIKWQKLVDTLKRISFLKALEQSLGALTASLFTPNRIGEYGAKAIYFTGANRKKIVLLNLLGNITQMMATTIFGIIGLSFFITKYNINIDYYKLGKIVLLFLLVLIIIAFVIKNNTFTVKGFSIEKIKDYILTFPKKTLLLTLVLSIIRYLTFSFQFYVLLHIFKVDISYLNAMVFITSMYFLSSVIPSIFIFDVVIKGSIAIYLFALIQINELTILSITTIMWLLNFVLPSIFGSYFVLNFNLPKQKD, encoded by the coding sequence ATGAATAATGCGCTTTACTACAAAACTAAGCAATTCTTTTTTGTACTCATTAAATTAAGTATTGTAGCTGGGGCATTTTATTTTATTTATAATAAACTAGTTAATAATAGGGCATTAGATTTTTCAGTTTTTATTGATTTTTTAACTGAAAATGATGTTTTTTCATTAAAAAACACACTTTTTTTACTCTTTTTAAGCTTTTTTAATTGGTTTTTAGAAATTATAAAGTGGCAAAAACTTGTTGACACGTTAAAAAGAATTTCGTTTCTAAAAGCTTTAGAACAAAGTTTAGGAGCTTTAACAGCATCTCTTTTTACACCAAACCGCATAGGTGAATATGGGGCAAAAGCTATTTACTTTACAGGTGCTAACAGAAAAAAAATTGTGCTGCTAAATTTATTAGGTAACATAACTCAAATGATGGCAACCACCATTTTTGGAATAATTGGACTATCATTTTTTATAACAAAATATAATATTAATATAGACTATTATAAACTAGGTAAAATTGTGCTATTGTTTTTATTGGTATTAATCATCATAGCGTTTGTAATAAAAAACAATACGTTTACTGTAAAAGGGTTTTCAATAGAAAAAATTAAAGATTATATTTTAACCTTTCCTAAAAAAACACTTTTATTAACATTAGTTTTATCTATAATACGCTACCTAACTTTTTCATTTCAGTTTTATGTTTTATTACATATTTTTAAGGTAGATATAAGCTACTTAAACGCCATGGTATTTATTACATCTATGTATTTTTTATCATCTGTTATACCCTCTATTTTTATTTTTGATGTGGTTATAAAAGGCAGTATAGCAATCTATTTATTTGCTCTTATTCAAATTAACGAACTCACTATTTTGAGTATAACCACCATTATGTGGCTACTCAATTTTGTGTTACCCAGTATATTTGGTAGCTATTTTGTTCTCAATTTTAATTTGCCCAAACAAAAAGATTAA
- a CDS encoding M56 family metallopeptidase, giving the protein MVQYVIQTIAFQLFFLMVYDFLLKKETFFNWNRAYLLGTALLSLLIPLIKIERFKYVVSQEYIISLPEIFLGNTKQQEPDVIVLDPVIILPKTFWSWELMFFLGALIAMMLLSFKFLKVYKLLLKNPKKKVGNLHIINLLKSNVAFSFFKYIFLGELINENEKKAILKHEMVHVKQYHSLDLLFFEVLRILFWFNPLVYMYQNRIGELHEFLADAQAVKTENKNTYYQNLLSQVFDTKKISFINPFFKQSLIKKRIVMLQKSKSKQINLLKYALLIPLVFGMLIYTSCAQEQVKNSTEQLSISEQIETLKASLDAKEGQLTDEEKSSLLELLKNVNFSKSESNPWKISVVQNEVNEDIDVPFAVIEQVPVFPGCEGLSNNNDRKACMSKEISMFVNENFNTKIAKEHNLTGKQRINVIFKINKAGNVVALQARAPHPALEVEAIRVISSLPKMIPGKQKGKLVNVPYSLPIIFQVADEKSDTNKG; this is encoded by the coding sequence ATGGTTCAATATGTTATACAAACCATTGCGTTTCAACTTTTCTTTTTAATGGTTTACGATTTTCTTTTAAAGAAAGAAACCTTTTTTAATTGGAATAGAGCCTATTTATTAGGAACAGCGTTGTTATCATTATTAATTCCTTTAATAAAAATTGAACGTTTTAAATATGTAGTTTCTCAAGAGTATATTATCTCTTTACCAGAGATTTTTTTAGGAAACACAAAACAACAAGAGCCAGATGTTATTGTATTAGATCCAGTAATTATTTTACCAAAAACATTTTGGTCTTGGGAGTTGATGTTCTTTTTAGGAGCCTTAATTGCCATGATGCTTTTAAGTTTTAAGTTTTTAAAAGTGTATAAGTTACTTTTAAAAAATCCGAAGAAAAAAGTAGGAAACCTACATATAATTAATTTACTAAAAAGTAATGTTGCCTTTTCATTTTTTAAATATATTTTTTTGGGTGAGTTAATTAATGAAAACGAAAAGAAAGCCATTTTAAAACATGAAATGGTACATGTTAAACAGTATCACTCATTAGATTTATTATTTTTTGAAGTATTAAGAATTCTCTTTTGGTTTAACCCTTTAGTTTATATGTATCAAAATAGAATAGGTGAGCTTCATGAATTTTTAGCCGATGCCCAGGCAGTTAAAACAGAAAATAAAAATACCTATTATCAAAACTTATTATCACAGGTTTTTGATACTAAAAAAATATCTTTCATCAATCCATTTTTCAAACAATCATTAATCAAAAAACGAATCGTTATGTTACAAAAATCAAAATCAAAACAAATCAATTTATTAAAGTATGCTTTATTAATACCGCTTGTTTTTGGAATGTTAATTTATACGTCTTGTGCCCAAGAACAAGTTAAGAATTCAACCGAGCAATTATCAATTTCAGAACAGATTGAAACGTTAAAAGCTTCTCTAGATGCAAAGGAAGGACAGCTAACAGATGAAGAAAAAAGCAGTTTGTTGGAATTATTGAAAAATGTGAATTTTTCCAAATCTGAATCAAATCCTTGGAAAATATCTGTTGTACAGAATGAAGTTAATGAAGATATTGATGTTCCTTTTGCAGTTATAGAGCAAGTACCTGTTTTTCCGGGTTGCGAAGGTTTATCAAATAACAATGACCGTAAGGCATGCATGTCTAAAGAGATAAGCATGTTTGTAAATGAAAATTTCAATACTAAAATAGCTAAAGAGCATAATTTAACAGGCAAACAACGTATTAACGTTATTTTTAAAATAAACAAAGCAGGTAATGTTGTAGCTCTACAAGCAAGAGCACCACACCCTGCTTTAGAAGTAGAGGCAATAAGAGTGATTAGCTCACTTCCCAAAATGATTCCTGGAAAGCAAAAAGGAAAACTAGTAAATGTACCTTATAGTTTACCTATTATTTTTCAAGTGGCAGATGAGAAGTCTGATACAAATAAAGGATAA